Proteins encoded within one genomic window of Glycine soja cultivar W05 chromosome 1, ASM419377v2, whole genome shotgun sequence:
- the LOC114410008 gene encoding probable alpha,alpha-trehalose-phosphate synthase [UDP-forming] 9 yields MASRSYVNLLDLAGGLLDIPHTPKTIPRIMTVPGVISDLDVCGRYDGDSDVSSSGYRERKILVANMLPLQAKRDIQTGKWCFSLDEDSILLQLKDGFSCDTEVIYVGSLKVEIDAHEQEEVAQKLLEDFNCIPTFLPHDVQKKFYYGFCKQQLWPLFHYMLPMFPDHGDRFDRSLWQAYVSANKIFADKVMEIINPDDDFVWVQDYHLMVLPTFLRKRYNRVKLGFFLHSPFPSSEIYRTLPVRDEILRGLLNSDLIGFHTFDYARHFLSCCKRMLGLDYESKRGHIGLDYFGRTIFIKILPVGIHMGRLESVLNLQSTSAKLKEIREEFKGRKVILGVDDMDIFKGISLKLLAVEQLLQQNQDLKGKVVLVQIVNPARSSGKDVQEAKKETNLIAQRINDTFGSNNYQPVILIDRPVPRFEKSAYYAVAECCIVNAVRDGMNLVPYKYIVCRQGTALMDKALTRKSDSPRTSMLVVSEFIGCSPSLSGAIRVNPWNIDAVADALYSAVTMNDSEKQLRHEKHYRYISSHDVAYWARSFVQDLERACKDHYTKRCWGMGLGLGFRVVSLSPGFRKLSVDHIVSAYKRTGRRAIFLDYDGTIVPKSSINKTPSPEVISVLNDMCNDPKNTVFIVSGRGRDSLSKWFTSCKMIGLAAEHGYFLRWSKDSEWETSPLSPDLDWKKIVEPVMQLYTEATDGSNIETKESALVWHHQYADPDFGSCQAKELLNHLESVLANEPAVVTRGRHIVEVKPQGLNKGWVAEKVLSNMVNDGNPPDFVMCVGDDISDEDMFESILRTVSCPSLPVVPEIFACTVGQKPSKAKYYLDDPADVMKLLQGLGASSKPKPRHLAQFQVSFESTV; encoded by the exons ATGGCATCAAGATCATATGTTAATCTACTAGACTTAGCTGGAGGTTTACTGGATATTCCTCACACGCCAAAAACTATTCCAAGGATTATGACAGTTCCTGGAGTTATTTCTGATCTGGATGTTTGTGGTAGATATGATGGGGATTCTGATGTTAGCTCTTCTGGTTATCGGGAGCGGAAAATCCTTGTGGCAAACATGTTGCCATTGCAGGCCAAAAGAGATATTCAAACTGGTAAATGGTGTTTCAGTTTAGATGAGGATTCTATTCTGTTACAATTAAAAGATGGTTTTTCTTGTGACACTGAGGTGATCTATGTGGGATCCCTCAAGGTTGAAATAGATGCTCATGAGCAGGAAGAAGTTGCTCAGAAATTACTGGAGGACTTTAATTGCATACCTACCTTTCTACCCCATGATGTCCAGAAGAAGTTTTATTATGGCTTTTGCAAACAGCAGCTTTGGCCTCTCTTTCATTACATGCTACCTATGTTCCCTGATCATGGTGATCGGTTTGACCGCTCGTTGTGGCAGGCTTATGTTTCTGCAAACAAAATATTTGCGGACAAGGTTATGGAAATAATCAATCCTGATGACGATTTTGTTTGGGTTCAAGACTATCACTTGATGGTCTTGCCGACATTTCTGAGGAAGCGGTATAATCGCGTGAAGCTTGGATTCTTTCTTCACAGTCCTTTCCCTTCATCTGAAATTTACCGAACTTTGCCAGTAAGGGATGAAATTCTGAGGGGATTGTTGAATTCTGATTTAATTGGTTTCCATACATTTGATTATGCTCGCCACTTCCTTTCTTGTTGCAAAAGAATGCTAGGTCTTGACTATGAATCTAAACGAGgacatataggacttgattacTTTGGCCGTactatatttatcaaaattcttCCTGTAGGCATTCATATGGGCAGGCTTGAATCTGTATTAAATCTTCAATCTACATCAGCTAAATTGAAAGAGATTCGGGAAGAGTTTAAGGGTAGGAAGGTGATTCTTGGTGTTGATGACATGGATATCTTTAAGGGCATCAGTCTGAAGCTTCTAGCTGTTGAGCAGCTACTGCAGCAGAATCAAGATTTGAAGGGCAAAGTTGTCCTAGTACAGATTGTGAATCCTGCTAGGAGTTCAGGCAAGGATGTTCAGGAAGCAAAGAAGGAAACAAATTTAATTGCCCAGAGGATTAATGATACTTTTGGTTCAAACAATTATCAGCCAGTTATTCTCATTGACCGTCCTGTTCCTCGTTTTGAGAAGAGTGCCTATTATGCTGTAGCAGAATGTTGCATTGTCAATGCTGTGAGGGATGGTATGAACTTAGTCCCCTACAAATACATTGTCTGTAGACAAGGAACTGCACTGATGGACAAAGCTTTGACTAGAAAAAGTGATTCTCCTCGTACAAGCATGCTTGTTGTGTCTGAGTTCATTGGTTGTTCTCCTTCTTTAAGTGGAGCAATCAGGGTCAATCCCTGGAACATAGATGCTGTGGCTGATGCTCTGTATTCAGCTGTTACTATGAATGATTCAGAGAAGCAATTGAGGCATGAGAAACACTACCGGTACATCAGTTCTCATGATGTGGCATATTGGGCACGCAGCTTTGTGCAGGATTTGGAGAGAGCATGCAAAGATCATTACACCAAAAGATGCTGGGGAATGGGTTTGGGCCTAGGGTTTAGAGTTGTTTCTCTTTCTCCTGGTTTCAGAAAATTGTCTGTTGATCACATTGTTTCAGCTTACAAAAGAACCGGTAGAAGAGCCATATTTCTTGATTATGATGGTACTATCGTACCAAAATCTTCCATAAATAAGACCCCCAGCCCTGAAGTCATATCCGTGCTAAATGATATGTGTAATGATCCTAAAAATACTGTGTTCATTGTGAGTGGAAGGGGAAGAGATTCTTTAAGTAAGTGGTTTACTTCATGCAAAATGATTGGACTTGCAGCCGAACATGGATACTTTCTAAG GTGGAGTAAAGATTCTGAATGGGAAACCAGTCCCTTGTCTCCTGATCTTGATTGGAAGAAGATTGTGGAACCTGTCATGCAGTTGTATACAGAGGCAACTGATGGATCTAATATTGAAACTAAGGAAAGTGCTTTGGTCTGGCATCATCAATATGCAGACCCCGACTTTGGCTCATGCCAAGCCAAAGAATTGTTAAATCATCTGGAAAGTGTCCTCGCTAATGAACCTGCAGTTGTTACCAGGGGCCGGCATATTGTTGAAGTCAAGCCACAG GGGTTAAACAAGGGCTGGGTAGCTGAAAAGGTTCTTTCCAATATGGTTAATGATGGTAATCCACCAGATTTTGTGATGTGTGTGGGAGATGACATTTCCGATGAAGACATGTTTGAGAGCATATTAAGGACAGTTTCATGCCCTTCATTGCCAGTAGTTCCAGAGATCTTTGCCTGCACTGTAGGTCAGAAACCTAGCAAGGCCAAATATTATCTTGATGACCCTGCTGATGTCATGAAGTTGCTTCAAGGCCTTGGTGCTTCATCTAAGCCAAAGCCAAGGCATCTAGCACAATTCCAAGTTTCTTTTGAGAGCACGGTTTGA
- the LOC114410000 gene encoding potassium transporter 6-like — protein sequence MRLTNTHAMDLEGGTTRRNSVKRESWRTVVTLAYQSLGVVYGDLSISPLYVFRSTFAEDIKHTESNEEVFGVLSLVFWTITLVPLLKYVFVVLKADDNGEGGTFALYSLLCRHARVSSLPNCQVADEELSEYRKDSRGAAPESSFAARLRSTFEKHKVLQRVLLVLALIGTCMVIGDGIFTPAISVFSAVSGLELSMSKEKHAYVEVPAACIILIGLFALQHYGTHRVGFLFAPVIITWLFCLSTIGIYNIFYWNPHVYKALSPYYAFQLLRKTQKGGWMALGGILLCITGSEAMFADLGHFTQLSIKIAFTSVVYPSLIFAYMGQAAYLSKHHNIEQDYHFGFYESVPEKLRWPVLVIAILAAVVGSQAIITGTFSIIKQCSALSCFPRVKVIHTSSKIHGQIYIPEINWLLMILCLVVTICFRDTKHLGNASGLAVITVMLVTTCLMSLVIVLCWHQNVLLALGFVFIFGYIEVLFFSASLIKFLQGAWVPIALALVFLTCMCAWHYGTLKKYEYDVQNKVSTNWLLSLCPGLGIVRVRGVGLIHTELVSGIPVIFSHFVTNLPAFHQVLVFLCIKHVPVPHVTPEERFLVGRVGPKEFRLYRCIVRYGYRDVHRDDVEFENDLLCCIAEFIRTERTGSNSSNDEPVKDDRMAVVGTCSTHSLLMTENKVDNVENVDLPGPSELKEIKSPNVIQQQKKRVRFLVPESPKIDTSVMEELEEVMEAWEAGVAYIIGQTHMRAKSGSSMLKKIGINLVYEFLRRNSRAPSFVTGVPHASSLEVGMMYQV from the exons ATGAGACTCACGAATACGCATGCGATGGATCTAGAAGGTGGAACAACTCGTCGAAACTCCGTTAAG aGAGAGTCGTGGAGAACGGTTGTGACTCTGGCGTACCAGAGTTTAGGAGTGGTGTACGGTGATTTGAGCATTTCGCCGTTGTACGTTTTCAGAAGCACGTTTGCGGAGGACATTAAGCACACGGAGAGCAACGAGGAGGTTTTCGGCGTTTTGTCGCTGGTTTTCTGGACCATAACGCTGGTCCCGCTGCTCAAGTACGTTTTCGTGGTGTTAAAAGCTGACGATAACGGCGAAGGAGGCACTTTCGCGCTTTATTCCTTGTTGTGCCGCCACGCCAGAGTGAGTTCTCTCCCGAATTGCCAGGTGGCGGACGAGGAGCTGTCGGAGTACAGAAAGGATTCCCGCGGCGCGGCTCCCGAGAGCAGCTTTGCGGCGCGGCTCAGAAGCACGTTTGAGAAGCACAAGGTTTTGCAGAGGGTTTTGCTGGTTTTGGCGCTGATTGGGACTTGCATGGTCATTGGAGATGGCATCTTCACCCCGGCTATTTCTG TTTTCTCGGCTGTGTCTGGACTGGAGCTTTCAATGTCCAAGGAGAAGCACGCAT ATGTCGAAGTTCCAGCTGCATGCATCATATTGATAGGCTTGTTTGCCCTTCAACATTATGGCACACACAGAGTTGGCTTCTTGTTTGCTCCTGTAATTATCACATGGCTTTTCTGCCTTAGTACCATTGGGATATACAATATATTTTACTGGAATCCTCATGTATACAAAGCACTCTCTCCATATTATGCTTTCCAACTTTTAAGGAAAACTCAGAAAGGAGGTTGGATGGCCCTTGGTGGAATTTTGCTGTGCATTACAG GATCAGAAGCCATGTTTGCTGATCTTGGGCACTTTACACAATTATCAATCAAG ATTGCTTTTACTTCTGTGGTTTATCCATCTTTAATTTTTGCATATATGGGGCAAGCTGCTTATCTATCTAAACATCATAACATTGAGCAAGATTATCACTTTGGGTTTTACGAATCTGTACCAG AGAAATTGAGATGGCCTGTTCTCGTTATAGCGATACTTGCTGCAGTTGTGGGAAGTCAAGCCATTATCACTGGAACATTCTCAATCATCAAGCAATGCTCCGCATTAAGTTGTTTCCCAAGAGTTAAAGTGATTCACACATCATCCAAAATTCATGGACAAATATATATCCCCGAGATCAATTGGCTATTGATGATATTGTGTTTGGTAGTAACTATTTGTTTCAGAGACACAAAGCATCTGGGTAATGCCTCAG GTTTGGCAGTTATCACAGTGATGCTGGTGACCACTTGTTTGATGTCACTGGTTATTGTACTTTGCTGGCACCAGAATGTTCTCCTTGCACTTGGGTTTGTTTTCATATTTGGCTACATTGAGGTTCTCTTCTTCTCTGCTTCTCTTATCAAGTTCCTGCAAGGAGCATGGGTGCCTATAGCATTGGCACTTGTGTTTCTGACTTGCATGTGTGCTTGGCACTATGGCACACTCAAAAAGTATGAATATGATGTTCAAAACAAGGTTTCCACCAACTGGCTACTCAGCCTATGTCCCGGCTTAGGTATTGTCCGAGTGCGTGGGGTTGGCCTTATACACACCGAGCTAGTGTCTGGAATCCCAGTAATCTTCTCCCACTTTGTAACCAATCTCCCAGCCTTCCATCAGGTCCTAGTTTTTCTATGCATCAAGCACGTGCCGGTTCCACATGTTACACCTGAGGAACGGTTTCTAGTTGGTCGCGTTGGTCCAAAAGAGTTCAGACTCTACCGGTGCATAGTGCGATATGGATACCGTGATGTCCACAGAGATGATGTTGAGTTTGAGAATGATCTTCTGTGCTGCATAGCAGAGTTCATACGCACAGAAAGAACTGGGTCGAACTCTTCAAATGATGAGCCCGTAAAGGATGACAGAATGGCAGTTGTAGGGACATGTTCTACACATTCCCTTTTGATGACTGAGAATAAAGTAGATAATGTGGAGAATGTAGACTTGCCAGGACCATCAGAACTAAAGGAGATAAAGTCACCCAATGTGATCCAGCAGCAGAAGAAAAGGGTAAGGTTTTTGGTACCAGAGAGTCCAAAGATTGACACAAGTGTAATGGAAGAGTTGGAGGAGGTGATGGAAGCCTGGGAGGCTGGGGTAGCTTACATTATAGGACAGACACACATGAGAGCAAAATCAGGGTCTAGCATGTTGAAGAAAATAGGCATTAATTTAGTGTATGAATTCCTTAGAAGAAATAGCAGGGCACCCTCCTTTGTTACTGGTGTGCCTCATGCATCATCTCTGGAAGTTGGGATGATGTACCAAGTTTAA